In Candidatus Cloacimonas sp., the genomic stretch GAGAAACCAGATAAATCGTGCTTAAGGAAAAAGATGGCGATAAACTGACATCATAAGGCAATTCTGTACTCCAGGCAATTCTTAAGGAGATGTTTCTTGCCGGCATATTCACCAGCTTATCCATATATTTTTTCAAGTTCTCGCTGGTAATATTCAGGTTGGCGGGAATTTGTTCCAACCGCAGGAGTTTTTCTTCTTTAAGCGAAAGGCGTGTTTTATGAATCATTTGATCCAGAATCCGATTACCTAACATCATATATAATGCAGCCAGTAAAGCCAGGGCAATTAAAATGATGCTGGTAACCTGCAAGCGGGAAAGCTTTCTCCGCTTTTGTTTCGTCAGTTCCTCTTTGCCTTCCAAAATCAGCCAGAGAGGGTTATCTTCCGTGGCATAAGTTTCCAGTAAAGTATCTATGGCAGCTGGCTCGTTCACGCTGTTGAAAACAGTATGTGCCAATTCTCCGGAAAGAACTATCAGATGCTGTTTGCTGTCAATGTAAACCCTTCGGGGCTTGATGCTTATATCCTGAGCATTTAAACCCAGCAACTGCATCCCTTCCAGGGATTGAACTTGAAAGTTTTTCCAGTCCCGTCCTACAGGGGCTATTTTTTTACTATCCGCCAACACACAGAATATCCTGCCAAACTGCACAAAATATAGTTCATTATCAAAAAGGACGCCAAAAAAGAGAGAGATGCCCTTTTCCTGCAATTGCGTTTTCCGCAGAATACCGTAAAGTTTCCAATGCAGCTCAGAAAAGAACTGTTTCAGCCATTTCTCAACTTCCAGACGCGAAAGAGTGGAAACTTTGGAATTGAGCACTTCCAGTTTGATTTCGGCAACAATTTCTTCCAGCACATTATCCTTTTCCGGATGCCAGGTAAGCAAAAACCAGGCAAAATGCCCATCCTTTGTGGTTTTGTATTCACAAATACTGCGCGGAGGAGATGCCTGCAAACTTTGTAAGGAAATCATCTTTTAATTCCACCAACGAATAAAACTGCGCCAGGAAACGCGCATAAGAGTAGGAAAATGAAGCAGCATATTCGTGTAAGCTGCATTTGCCAAAGGACACCAGCATTTCTTTTTATGAATTGAGCGGCGTTCCATTTCCGCAACAGTTGAAAACCAGATTTTTTTAAAATTGTAACGGGTCTTGCGTAAGTTTCCCAAGGACTTAGCTTTGATACAACAACTCCAAATATCACCCTCGGGAGAAA encodes the following:
- a CDS encoding PQQ-binding-like beta-propeller repeat protein, which encodes MISLQSLQASPPRSICEYKTTKDGHFAWFLLTWHPEKDNVLEEIVAEIKLEVLNSKVSTLSRLEVEKWLKQFFSELHWKLYGILRKTQLQEKGISLFFGVLFDNELYFVQFGRIFCVLADSKKIAPVGRDWKNFQVQSLEGMQLLGLNAQDISIKPRRVYIDSKQHLIVLSGELAHTVFNSVNEPAAIDTLLETYATEDNPLWLILEGKEELTKQKRRKLSRLQVTSIILIALALLAALYMMLGNRILDQMIHKTRLSLKEEKLLRLEQIPANLNITSENLKKYMDKLVNMPARNISLRIAWSTELPYDVSLSPSFSLSTIYLVSHNRLSAYDKKSRQLLWSKLLADEIRTTTIHQGVLIVYLANQQILGLNDDGQQLWQQHLPTESITGDRFIPCIIKNSDDPRLDRSIIVIPSKRGISILDPVRGETLSSLTLKQDLNALSVYDSFTNCFYAVVDDAVLCIELKIVN